One genomic window of Arachis stenosperma cultivar V10309 chromosome 10, arast.V10309.gnm1.PFL2, whole genome shotgun sequence includes the following:
- the LOC130957969 gene encoding glycosyl hydrolase 5 family protein-like, which produces MSLITNNIGIVYTTLFLLSCSSTLQNTKAVPLHTNGRWIVDEEEGEQRVKLACLNWVSHLEASVPEGLNKQPLDEISKRIKSLGFNCVRLTWPLQLVTNASLSSLSVRQSLNNLGLLDSIAGVQSNNPNFIDLPLIECFQAVVKSLGENDVMVILDNHVTQPSWCCSAMDGNGFFGDTFLDPDIWIMGLTKMATLFNGVTNVVGFSLRNELRGPKQNVNDWYRYMPKGAEAVHAANPDVLVIFSGLNFDTDLSLLQNQSVKLTFNGKLVFEVHRYSFSNGQAWELGNPNQVCGQVTLDFMRNCGFLLDQGMPLFLSEFGVNMRGTSVNDNRYFNCFMGLLAELDLDWALWTLVGSYYLREGVVGASEDYGVLNSDWSQVSNSSFLQRVSSIQQPFQGPTLLEIKPHKVIFHPLTGLCIIRKSTVDPLTLGPCSNSDGWDYTPEDKTLSIKGTNLCLQAERERMAAKLGTCLGSNSSIWEMISDSKMHLSSRVNNNNNGSVCLDVDTNNIIVTNACKCLSQDTQCDPVSQWFKLIDSSRRSTTRLSIDSMLSLSEIDISRNY; this is translated from the exons ATGAGTCTCATCACCAACAATATTGGTATTGTCTATACTAccctcttccttctctcttgttcttccACACTCCAGAACACAAAAGCAGTGCCTCTTCACACCAACGGAAGGTGGATAGTAGacgaagaagaaggagagcaaAGAGTGAAGCTTGCATGTCTCAACTGGGTCTCCCATTTGGAAGCATCAGTTCCTGAGGGACTAAACAAACAGCCCCTTGATGAAATCTCAAAGAGAATCAAGTCATTGGGTTTTAACTGCGTTAGGCTCACTTGGCCACTTCAATTGGTCACCAATGCTTCCCTTTCTTCACTCTCTGTTAGACAGTCCCTCAATAATCTTGGCCTTCTTGATTCCATCGCCGGTGTGCAATCCAATAATCCCAACTTCATTGACCTTCCCCTCATCGAATGTTTCCAG GCGGTGGTGAAAAGCTTGGGAGAGAACGATGTGATGGTGATTTTGGACAATCACGTGACCCAACCCAGTTGGTGCTGCAGTGCCATGGACGGCAACGGCTTCTTTGGTGACACGTTTCTTGATCCAGACATATGGATTATGGGCCTTACTAAAATGGCTACCCTTTTCAATGGAGTGACTAATGTTGTTGGATTCAGTTTAAGAAATGAGCTAAGAGGCCCCAAACAGAATGTCAATGATTGGTATAG GTACATGCCTAAAGGAGCAGAAGCAGTACATGCTGCGAATCCAGATGTTCTAGTAATTTTCTCTGGCCTAAATTTTGACACAGATTTATCATTACTTCAAAATCAGTCAGTGAAACTCACTTTCAACGGGAAGCTAGTATTTGAGGTGCATAGGTATAGCTTCAGTAATGGTCAAGCATGGGAGTTGGGGAATCCAAACCAAGTGTGTGGACAAGTCACCTTAGATTTTATGAGAAATTGTGGGTTTTTATTGGACCAAGGGATGCCATTATTTTTGAGTGAGTTTGGTGTAAATATGAGAGGAACAAGTGTTAATGACAATAGGTACTTTAATTGCTTTATGGGTTTGTTAGCTGAGCTTGATTTGGATTGGGCCTTATGGACACTTGTTGGGAGTTACTACCTTAGAGAAGGGGTGGTTGGAGCAAGTGAGGATTATGGTGTTCTTAATTCAGATTGGAGCCAAGTTAGCAATTCAAGTTTCTTGCAAAGGGTCTCATCCATTCAACAACCTTTTCAAG GGCCAACATTACTAGAAATTAAACCACACAAAGTGATCTTTCATCCACTGACAGGTCTATGTATCATAAGGAAGTCAACGGTTGACCCGTTGACTTTGGGACCTTGCTCTAATTCTGATGGGTGGGACTACACACCAGAAGATAAAACACTATCCATAAAGGGCACAAATTTGTGTTTACAAGCAGAGAGAGAAAGGATGGCAGCAAAACTTGGAACATGTTTAGGTTCAAACTCATCAATATGGGAAATGATCTCTGATTCAAAGATGCATCTCTCATCAAGAgtaaacaacaacaacaatggtagTGTTTGTTTGGATGTGGACACCAACAACATCATTGTTACAAATGCTTGCAAATGTTTGAGTCAAGATACTCAATGTGATCCTGTAAGTCAATGGTTCAAACTTATTGATAGCTCAAGGAGGTCAACTACAAGATTATCGATTGACTCAATGCTGAGTTTATCAGAAATTGACATTTCTAGGAATTATTGA